The Rhodoflexus caldus genome includes the window ACACCAATAGCGGCCAGCCTGCGTGCTTTGTCGGATTTTGTGCCGCTGCCGTTCACAATACTGCGAATCTCAGCGTTATTGGTATCAATGGAAGTTGTGTGTCTGGTGGACGTTGAGCTTTCGGTTGATGAGGTACTTCTGTTAGACGTTCTGTTTCTACCAACAATTGATTGGCGAACGTGGCCGGCTGACATATTGAGCAGCCGCGCGATTTCGGCAGCAGGTACACCAATAGCGGCCAGCCTGCGTGCTTTGTCGGATTTTGTGCCGCTGCCGTTCACAATACTGCGAATCTCAGCGTTATTCTGTATTCTCTCGGGCATAAATAATTAATTCATATTTATGTTAGACATTCTGCTTTACGCACAAAATAAAAAGCCTTTTTTTTGCAATGAGCAGCAAAAAGGCCTTTAAAAGGCGCAGGGAGTGGCATAAAAAAAGGTATAAACAGGCTACGTTACGTAATATGCTTTTTTAAAAATTTCAAAGCATTAGACATGTACGGATAATTACCAGATGCTCCCTCTTCTAAAAAATCTCGTCTAAAAATCCCCCCTTCAAACTTAATCTGTTTTGATGTTAAGTTTGAGTAATCTTCTCCCGATGCAATTCTTGCTGCTTGCGCCAATATTTCGTCAGGCAATTGAATTATTGCAACATACTCGTTTATTTGTTTCTTTAAAGAGGCAGGATTCTTTTTAAGCAATTTTGCTGCTTCGTTGAAATCGTGCCCCCACGCCTTTAACTTAATTGCAAGTTTTACAGGATGCTCATCGGGTGTAATAACGCCGATTTTAGTTAAAAAATCTCTTCTTTCATTCAAATCATGTGCGCCACTCCAAGCATACCACATGGAGCTCTTGATAGAGATTCTTTTTTTTCTCAAACTTGAATTTTTCATAACAATTCTCTGTTTATTGGAAGTATTTCATATCCCTGTTTTTCTAATTTTTTTGCATCACGATGTGGACAAACTCGCAAAATTGGAGATTCCATCATAACGATGGAATAAATAGCGTCCGATGGTTTACTGTAGTTTTCATACCTGAATTTAACATACTCGAGTGCTCTCTTTAGGCTCTTTGTTTCAAACCAATTAGAGCCTTTTTTAAGATTACGTGCCATATTTTATGATTAAGTTTTACGTTACATTTTATTTTTTTTTCTTTTAACGTAAATAGGTAATGTTCTTCTCCTACGTGCTTTAAAAGTAGATAAATCAGGCCACATGTATCCGTTTGGGAAATAATAAGATTCTATGGCTTCAAGAAGAATACCTTTGATTTCTTGCAAAAATCTTTCCTTAGGTATATCATTCTTTACAAATTGAAAATTTACTTTTACGCTTCCTGTAATAACAACTTCGCTATCCTCTACGAGTTCGAGGACATTTGTTTTTTTATTAGATGCCATAATTTAATCGTTTTTCGCTTGATAACATCAATGGACGCTGCCATCATTTCTTTTGCACAAAAAAAAAATCCCTTCGGCTCATATACGAAGCAAAAAGGGATTAAAAAGGCTCATAAACGGGTGAAAAATTAACCTGCCATATATTTGAGGTGTCTGTCTGTCCATTCTTCCTGCGCCTGCGCCCGCAATTTCTGTGCGTTGAGCTTGGGGTTGCGTTGGGCAATTTCAAACTGCTCGCTGGTGTAGGCAGACTGATTTTTGAAGAGAAATTCAGCGCAAGCCTGCCTAAACTCGTCCTCGGTGTATTTGCCTTGAATCAGTTCTTTGTCCGTATGCACGTAAACGAAAAAACGGCTGTCGCCTTCGCGGTAACGCCTGTTTACTAAGTTCTGCGCAATCTTGAACAGTTGGTAGTTGGGCACGCGGTCTTTGTAGCGGTCAATCTCATCTAACTGTTTGTGAAATCGCACCACCTTTGCAGCTTGAAATAACTGCGGCGATACCAAGCTAAGGCTTTGTAAATGGATAATGATGTCTAAGTTGCTGTGCCGGAAGGTAAGCAGTTTGCTCACTATGTCCGTATCAAGAAAGTTTTTAATATAGCTACGTGTGTCTTCCAGCAAAAGCAGCCCGTTTTTGTAGGTTTGCAGCAGTGTTATGGCAGTTTCTAACTTTTGTTGAATAGTCATTGGTTGCCCTGCTTTTGTGTAACCAATCACGCGATAAATGCTGCGAATGCCTCTTTTATTTGCCTCTACCACCTTCCGCAGCGATTCGGTTCTTTTACGTAGATTTTCTTCTTCTATATCAAAATCCAGCACAGGAATAAATCCATAATGTTCACCTTCGTTGTTTGGGTCAAAAATCAAAACGCTGCCACCTTGCCATTTAGTTTCAGGGTTTGGAAGTATGTACTTTTTAAGCTCCAACATGGTCTGGTGCGATTTACCAACACCAACATGGCCGGTGGCCAATATCAGCATACTTTCTCGCGCCATTACTTCTTCTCCCCTCCTTTCGCTTTTTCTAATGCCTGCTTGATGTCTGCACGGACGGCACGAACTTCTTGCATGTAAGCAGTTACATTGCCTACATAAATCAAGCTCACGTATCCGATAGTAGTAAACAACTGCGCTTCAGCGCCAAGGATGGCTTTTGCTCCTTTGTGTCGTATGTAATCGGCGATTGCATCTTGCAGCATTGCCTGCTCCGGAATTTTGGAAACGTCTTTGCTGCGTTCGTTGATTTGCCGAACTGATTTCAAAACGCTGTCATCCGGAAGTGTGCCGGCAGAGGTTGCCTGTATGATTTCGCCTTCCGGTATTTTCAGCAAGAAATGGAATACTAAGTTGCTCAGGATGCCATCGGCAATGCTAACGTACATTTTTGCGTTTGCAGCAGCTTTGCTGTTTAGTGTTCCCGCATCCATTTCGCTTTTGGCATCTGCGAGCAGGTCGTCCAATTCGTCTTCATCGGGAGGGACGAACGACATGGGCTCGGCTTCCACTTCTTCAGACTGCCGATTGATTACATCTTGCAAATCGGGGTCTGCGGCAGGTCTGCCTACCGGCTCGACAAACTCGTAAGCAGGCTTTCTTTTAGGTGGTGGCGACCATGCCTCCTCCTCATCCGCAAGGTCGGCTTCCATTTGTGCAAAATCTTCAAGACTGTCCGCCGCTTCTTGGTTGGGCAAGCTATAATCACGAATTATTTTCTCCTCCGCCACAAGGGGAGATATCATTTCGCTGCTCATTTTCTAAAAAATTTAATAGTTTTTGCGAAGCATTAATAAGAGCTATTGATTCTTTTCGCATAATTCCATAAATGCCTCGTTTACCGAAGGCTCCGTCAATCCGTCTGCCGTGCTTTCGGATTTGTTTTTTGACTGACGAGACGGACATACGAGTTTTCTCCGCGATAAATTCAGACTCAATGCCCAGATTGCTAGCGCAGTACATCAGCACCGTTTTGGCAAAGGTGAAGTTGTGTTTTCTGTTGAACAGGATGTCGGCCACCGCCATTTCTTTGTGCTTGGCGTACTGCTCAAGCATAAAGTTCCAAACTGTTTCTGTTTGCTCTTTTTGTCGGGTGTTTAGGCTGGCACTCAGCTCTGCGGCGCAGTCTTCAATTACCTGTTTCAATGAGTAAGCCTGCTGCTGTTGGCTCATTGGCATCATCGGAGTAAGTAATACGGATAATAAATTCCTGTACGGCTTTTTCCAAATCCTCATTTTTTACTATGGAATCCAGCAAAAGCGCTTTCAGGTCTTCTGAGTATGTGTAGTAATAGGGCTTTTTTGTTATGCCCTTGTTAGTTACGTGATGGAATGCAAATACAAGGTCGTCGCCTCCCTCATCCAGGCTGACGATCATTACAATTTTCTGCTCGTGCAGGTGTTCCTGACGGGCAAAAAAATGACGGATGTGGCCAAAGAAGTTAGTAAGCACGTTGTTAAGTGCTGACAAATCATCTCTGGCGATGGTGTAAATCGTTTGGGCAGCCTTCACTTGTTTGCCAGATACCATGTCGGCCAGCAAAGCGGTGATTTTCGGGAGGTGCTTTAAAAAGTTCATAACGCTAAATTACTGATTTTTAGTTTTTTGAGTGCCTTTTTTTAAAGTAAAACTTTAGTCTAAGGCTTTGGAAATTTCATAGTAAGGAAACAGCCTCCCCTTCTTGCTGATGCGCAGTTGGTAAATAGTCTCAGAACCGTTTGCAAGCAGTTCGCTGACATCATAACCAGCCTCTCGCAACTCTTTGAGCTTTACTGTTTTTTTACGCTGTCGGAGAAAGTTCACAAGAATTTGCAGCTTCACTTCTGCCGGCTCAGGTTCCGGCTCAGGCTCTGGGGCAATAGTGCTTTCGGGTTCGGGTTCGGGTTCCGGCTCAGGTTCGGGTTCGGGTTCTGGTTCAACCACCTGCCCTATTTGCGGGTGCTCGCGTCTGCCGGCTACCCATACCTGCAAATCGCGCAGGGTTTGGATATCCAAGGAACGGTACGCATTGGCCGTTCGGGAAACCTCATCATACAGGTTTTCCTCGGCGAGGTCTATCCGGTAGCGCTGGAGTACCTCTACTGCTTGTTTAAGTGCAGCAGGCAGTTTTTCCAAATCCACACCGTTGTGGTTAATGTATTCTAAGGCTTGACTCATTGTTTATCTTAGGAATATTGAAACGGTTGATGTTGAAGTTATCGTGGCGATAAATGCGGCTGGCAGGCACACCAATCTGCGGCAGAAAGCGGCGTGCATCAAAGCACGGGCACATTTTGGCTGCTACCTGATTGTGGCCGACAAAAAAGGCGCTTGGATAGTTGCACTCATACCAGTGCAGTACATTGGCAAGGCTTACCTGCTGCGCTTCAGTCATGTTCATCACAGCATTGCCCTGCCTGTCTATGCCACCAATCCAGGCAATGTGTATGGTATTGTCATTGCTGAACCTCGTGCCGAAAGCGTCTGTGAAAGGGCGCGTACCGTTGGCCGGCAGCTCGTTATCCACCAGCCGCTTTACTGCGCCGTCCGGCTCAATAACCACGTGATAACCTTCCCTGCTCCATCGGAGGGTTTTTAGGAAATAATCCCTAAGCGCCTGCCAGCCCCAAGTTTGCGGTGATGCAGTGCAATGTACCATGATAAAATTAGCTGTTCTGCGTTGCATATTGTTTCAGGTGATGTAAAAGGCTTTGAATGCTTGGGTGAAGGTTTTTTGCGGGGTCGCGGGGATCGGTAATTTTTTGCAAGGCTTTGAGCATGTCCTCGGCAGCCTTCATCATCTGTTCTGCTGCTTTGTCTGCCTGCCACGTGTCCTGATGAGATGCCGATTTGAGGGCATACTCCAACACGGGGGCAAGGTGCTTACAGGCGTAATGGACAGGCGAAGCCTCGTCCGGTG containing:
- a CDS encoding N-acetylmuramoyl-L-alanine amidase, producing MQRRTANFIMVHCTASPQTWGWQALRDYFLKTLRWSREGYHVVIEPDGAVKRLVDNELPANGTRPFTDAFGTRFSNDNTIHIAWIGGIDRQGNAVMNMTEAQQVSLANVLHWYECNYPSAFFVGHNQVAAKMCPCFDARRFLPQIGVPASRIYRHDNFNINRFNIPKINNESSLRIH